A window of the Sabethes cyaneus chromosome 1, idSabCyanKW18_F2, whole genome shotgun sequence genome harbors these coding sequences:
- the LOC128732371 gene encoding myrosinase 1-like: MRLPIADHWLLLLLSSSSIILPTLMLLRVGGTSAPRLFEAPHTDWRDSFQVDGDKRFPSDFQFGAATAAYQIEGAWNEDGKGASVWDTLTHRHPELVVDRANGDVAADSYYRFQEDIEALKDVGFNFYRFSISWSRILPEGDLSSLRPAGIGYYNNLIDALLHANIVPVVTMLHYDIPQYIQNLGGLASPLFVRYFEIYADTLFRYFGDRVKTWITHNEPWDFCVTGYGSGTEGPLVHAPGVGEYLCAHHVLLSHAAAFHLYDSKYRKEQSGQVGITLSGRFFYPANAGTGPDVIDRALQYQLGWFAHPLFSKAGGYPPIMVQDIADHSLREGRTMSRLPLMSDELKQTVQGSADFLGYNYYSSRLVELDKREYNESGPPSVEKDAGLVYSVDRSWKRAKSSWLYVVPEGLRGVLNWFREEYDNPPVFITENGYSDDGQLEDHERVDYYRSHLQQLLDAILEDKCNVTGFTAWSIVDNFEWLRGYSEKFGLYHVNFSSVNRERSPKLSSRFFKELISEHVIPS, from the exons ATGAGATTGCCAATCGCAGATcactggctgctgctgctactgagtAGCAGCAGTATTATCCTTCCGACCCTTATGCTGCTCCGGGTTGGCGGAACCAGCGCTCCGAGGTTGTTTGAAGCCCCGCATACGGATTGGCGGGATAGTTTTCAGGTTGATGGCGACAAACGGTTTCCATCGGACTTTCAATTCGGAGCGGCAACTGCCGCCTATCAAATCGAAGGCGCCTGGAACGAGGACGGGAAGGGAGCTTCCGTTTGGGACACTCTCACTCACCGGCATCCCGAGCTGGTGGTTGACCGAGCGAATGGTGACGTGGCTGCTGATTCCTACTATCGTTTTCAGGAGGATATCGAAGCTCTGAAAGACGTTGGC TTCAATTTCTATCGATTTTCCATCTCGTGGTCACGCATTCTTCCGGAAGGGGATTTGTCTTCTCTCCGGCCAGCCGGAATTGGATACTACAACAATCTAATCGATGCGCTGCTACATGCCAACATCGTACCGGTTGTAACCATGCTGCACTATGACATTCCACAATACATTCAAAACCTGGGTGGCCTAGCGTCTCCGTTGTTCGTGCGTTACTTCGAAATCTACGCCGACACCCTTTTCCGCTACTTTGGCGATCGGGTTAAGACTTGGATCACTCACAACGAACCGTGGGATTTTTGCGTTACCGGATACGGTAGCGGAACCGAGGGTCCGTTGGTGCACGCCCCCGGCGTTGGCGAATACCTGTGTGCCCATCATGTACTGTTGAGTCATGCTGCCGCTTTTCACCTTTACGACAGCAAATATCGAAAAGAACAATCCGGGCAGGTTGGAATCACTCTCAGCGGAAGGTTTTTCTATCCAGCGAATGCTGGAACTGGACCGGACGTCATTGATCGGGCACTACAGTATCAG TTGGGATGGTTCGCCCATCCATTGTTTAGCAAAGCCGGAGGCTATCCACCGATCATGGTGCAAGACATTGCGGACCACAGCCTGCGAGAGGGTCGAACCATGTCACGTCTTCCGCTGATGTCCGATGAGCTGAAGCAGACCGTTCAAGGATCAGCCGATTTTCTAGGCTACAATTACTACAGCAGTCGTCTGGTGGAGCTAGACAAACGGGAATACAACGAAAGCGGTCCACCTTCGGTGGAAAAGGATGCCGGACTGGTGTACAGCGTTGATCGTTCGTGGAAACGGGCCAAATCCAGCTGGCTCTATGTGGTTCCCGAAGGTCTGCGGGGAGTTTTGAACTGGTTCCGGGAAGAGTACGACAATCCACCGGTTTTTATTACCGAAAATGGTTACTCCGATGACGGTCAGCTGGAGGATCACGAGCGAGTCGATTATTACCGAAGCCATCTGCAGCAGCTGTTGGATGCGATACTGGAGGACAAGTGTAATGTGACCGGTTTCACCGCTTGGAGTATCGTTGATAACTTTGAATGGCTTCGAGGATACAG TGAAAAATTCGGTCTGTACCATGTCAACTTCTCCAGTGTCAATCGGGAACGTAGTCCGAAGCTTTCTTCGAGATTTTTTAAGGAGTTGATAAGCGAACATGTGATTCCCTCTTAA